In the genome of Cupriavidus malaysiensis, one region contains:
- a CDS encoding MOSC domain-containing protein, which yields MRAAGAGPDARVAAVARSAVHGFSKEVVQEIRLLAGLGVEGDAHAGVTVQHRSRVAVDPSQPNLRQVHLIADELLAQWSAQGFGLGHGALGENVATAGLDLLALPVGTRLRLGAEAVLELTGLRNPCAQIEAFRPGLLKEVLGRDADGRLVRRAGVMAVVLAGGAVRAGDAIEVMLPALPHRPLERV from the coding sequence GTGAGGGCGGCCGGCGCCGGGCCGGATGCCCGGGTGGCCGCGGTGGCGCGCAGCGCCGTGCACGGCTTCAGCAAGGAGGTGGTGCAGGAAATCCGCCTGCTGGCCGGTCTCGGCGTGGAGGGGGACGCGCACGCCGGCGTCACCGTGCAGCATCGTTCGCGCGTGGCGGTCGATCCCAGCCAGCCCAACCTGCGCCAGGTCCACTTGATCGCGGACGAACTGCTGGCGCAGTGGTCGGCCCAGGGCTTCGGCCTCGGGCACGGGGCGCTGGGGGAGAACGTCGCCACGGCGGGGCTCGACCTGCTGGCGCTGCCGGTCGGCACGCGCCTGCGGCTTGGCGCCGAGGCCGTGCTGGAGCTGACCGGCCTGCGCAATCCCTGTGCGCAGATCGAAGCGTTCCGGCCCGGCCTGCTCAAGGAGGTGCTCGGCCGCGATGCGGACGGCAGGCTGGTGCGCCGGGCAGGGGTGATGGCGGTGGTGCTGGCGGGCGGCGCGGTGCGCGCGGGCGATGCCATCGAAGTCATGCTGCCGGCGCTGCCGCACCGGCCGCTGGAGCGGGTTTGA
- a CDS encoding alpha-D-ribose 1-methylphosphonate 5-triphosphate diphosphatase produces MPPIYLTHAHLMLPDQELADSALLIEDGRIAAIEPAPSAVPRGAQVVDLHGQYLLPGLVDLHCDAIEKEAEPRANVLFPLDFAVAQVDRRNAAAGITTPFHALSFSSHEAGVRNNQTASDIVRRVAAFRAHSLVDNRVHCRYEVTDAAAVPALEQLMDEGVVDLISVMDHSPGQGQFKTVEAYLAYLMGNHGMSREAAGEVAERKLKEREGVAGRVERLLARAGRLGIPAASHDDDSPQRIEAMLALGVRMSEFPINLETARTACERALPTILGAPNVLRGKSQSGSMRAIDAIRAGVASILCSDYQPSTLVPSAFAAAQQAGQPLWRALAMVTANPACACGLGDRGGLIPGLRADLVAVATVAGQPLVTHTWSAGRLVFAAGYAAAAPVRPQVALEAA; encoded by the coding sequence ATGCCACCGATCTACCTGACGCATGCCCATCTGATGCTGCCGGACCAGGAACTGGCCGACAGCGCCCTGTTGATCGAAGACGGCCGTATCGCCGCCATCGAGCCCGCACCATCCGCCGTGCCGCGCGGCGCGCAGGTGGTCGACCTGCACGGCCAGTACCTGCTGCCCGGCCTGGTCGACCTGCACTGCGACGCCATCGAGAAGGAGGCCGAGCCGCGCGCCAACGTGCTGTTCCCGCTCGATTTCGCCGTGGCGCAGGTGGATCGGCGCAATGCCGCCGCGGGCATCACCACACCCTTCCATGCGTTGTCCTTCTCCAGCCACGAGGCCGGCGTGCGCAACAACCAGACGGCCTCCGACATCGTGCGCAGGGTGGCCGCCTTCCGCGCGCACAGCCTGGTCGACAACCGCGTGCACTGCCGCTACGAGGTGACCGACGCGGCCGCGGTGCCGGCGCTGGAGCAGTTGATGGACGAGGGCGTGGTCGACCTGATCTCGGTGATGGACCACTCGCCCGGCCAGGGGCAGTTCAAGACGGTGGAAGCCTACCTGGCCTACCTGATGGGCAACCACGGCATGAGCCGCGAAGCGGCCGGCGAGGTCGCCGAGCGCAAGCTGAAGGAGCGCGAGGGTGTGGCCGGGCGCGTCGAGCGCCTGCTGGCGCGCGCGGGCCGGCTGGGCATCCCGGCCGCCAGCCACGACGACGATTCGCCGCAGCGCATCGAGGCCATGCTGGCGCTGGGCGTGCGCATGAGCGAGTTCCCCATCAACCTGGAGACGGCGCGTACCGCGTGCGAGCGGGCGCTGCCGACCATCCTGGGGGCGCCCAATGTACTGCGCGGCAAGAGCCAGAGCGGCTCGATGCGCGCCATCGACGCCATCCGCGCCGGCGTGGCCAGCATCCTGTGTTCGGACTACCAGCCGTCGACGCTGGTGCCTTCGGCCTTTGCCGCCGCGCAACAGGCCGGGCAGCCACTGTGGCGCGCGCTCGCCATGGTGACCGCCAATCCGGCGTGCGCCTGCGGCCTTGGAGACCGCGGTGGCCTGATTCCAGGCCTGCGCGCCGACCTGGTCGCGGTGGCGACGGTGGCGGGCCAGCCGCTGGTGACGCATACGTGGTCGGCCGGCCGGCTGGTGTTCGCGGCCGGCTATGCGGCGGCGGCGCCGGTGCGGCCGCAGGTGGCGCTGGAGGCTGCGTGA
- the phnL gene encoding phosphonate C-P lyase system protein PhnL, translating to MNDEVRSPLAGAGRMTERMIEVRGLGKLFTLHNQGGVRLPVLHAVDFDAARGECVVLAGPSGTGKSTLLRCLYGNYLATEGSIRLRDPAGAGEAWVELSSAPEQRILQLRRDVVGYVSQFLRAIPRVSALDVVAEPALARGVPQEAARERAAALLARLNLPGRLWSLPPATFSGGEQQRVNIARGFIGGHPILLLDEPTASLDADNRAVVVELMRETLAEGRCLVGIFHDEAVRDAVATRLLPLRPATGETMVPAAAAAARPA from the coding sequence ATGAACGACGAAGTACGGAGTCCCCTGGCCGGGGCCGGGCGCATGACCGAACGCATGATCGAGGTGCGCGGGCTCGGCAAGCTGTTCACGCTGCACAACCAGGGCGGCGTGCGGCTGCCGGTGCTGCACGCGGTCGATTTCGACGCCGCGCGTGGCGAGTGCGTGGTGCTTGCCGGTCCCTCGGGCACCGGCAAGAGCACGCTGCTGCGCTGTCTCTATGGCAACTACCTGGCCACCGAGGGCAGCATCCGCCTGCGCGACCCGGCCGGCGCCGGCGAGGCCTGGGTGGAGCTGAGCAGCGCGCCCGAGCAGCGCATCCTGCAGTTGCGCCGCGACGTAGTGGGCTATGTCAGCCAGTTCCTGCGCGCCATTCCGCGCGTCTCGGCGCTGGATGTGGTGGCCGAGCCGGCGCTCGCGCGCGGCGTGCCGCAGGAGGCCGCGCGCGAGCGCGCGGCGGCACTGCTGGCGCGGCTGAACCTGCCGGGCCGCCTGTGGAGCCTGCCGCCGGCCACCTTCTCCGGCGGCGAGCAGCAGCGCGTCAATATCGCGCGCGGCTTCATCGGCGGCCACCCGATCCTGCTGCTGGACGAGCCCACCGCCTCGCTCGACGCCGACAACCGCGCGGTGGTGGTGGAACTGATGCGCGAGACGCTGGCCGAGGGGCGCTGCCTGGTCGGCATCTTCCACGACGAGGCGGTGCGCGACGCCGTCGCCACACGGCTGCTGCCGCTGCGCCCGGCGACGGGCGAAACGATGGTGCCCGCCGCCGCCGCCGCCGCCCGGCCCGCCTGA
- the phnK gene encoding phosphonate C-P lyase system protein PhnK, translating into MSADRPLLSVRDVTRTWDGVHGCHHVSFDLYPGEVLCVVGESGSGKSTLLQAVSMQAPPQSGSLHYDVREQGMTDLATLSSARLRLLARTDWGFVRQHARDGLRMQVSAGANIAERLMAVGERHYGDLRAAAGAWLEKMEIDLGRLDDAPASFSGGMQQRLQIARNLVTHPRLVFMDEPTASLDVSVQARLLDLLRRLVGDLGLAAIIVTHDLAVARLLAHRTLVMQGGRVVESGLTDQVLDDPQHPYTQLLVSSILQV; encoded by the coding sequence ATGAGCGCGGACCGTCCTCTGCTGTCGGTGCGGGACGTGACCCGCACCTGGGATGGCGTGCATGGCTGCCACCACGTGAGCTTCGACCTCTATCCCGGCGAAGTGCTGTGCGTGGTCGGCGAGTCCGGCTCGGGCAAGAGCACGCTGCTGCAGGCGGTGTCGATGCAGGCGCCGCCGCAGTCGGGCAGCCTGCACTACGATGTGCGCGAACAGGGCATGACCGACCTGGCCACGCTGTCGAGCGCGCGGCTGCGCCTGCTGGCGCGCACCGACTGGGGCTTCGTGCGCCAGCACGCGCGCGACGGCCTGCGCATGCAGGTCAGCGCCGGCGCCAACATCGCCGAGCGGCTGATGGCGGTGGGCGAGCGCCACTACGGCGACCTGCGCGCCGCGGCGGGTGCCTGGCTGGAGAAGATGGAGATCGACCTCGGCCGCCTCGACGACGCGCCGGCTTCCTTCTCCGGCGGCATGCAGCAGCGGCTGCAGATCGCCCGCAACCTGGTCACGCATCCGCGCCTGGTCTTCATGGACGAGCCGACCGCCTCGCTCGACGTGTCGGTGCAGGCACGCCTGCTGGACCTGCTGCGCCGCCTGGTCGGCGACCTCGGCCTGGCCGCCATCATCGTCACCCACGACCTCGCCGTGGCGCGCCTGCTGGCGCACCGCACGCTGGTGATGCAGGGTGGCCGCGTGGTCGAGAGCGGCCTGACCGACCAGGTCCTCGACGATCCGCAGCATCCCTACACCCAATTGCTGGTCTCCTCCATCCTGCAGGTCTGA
- a CDS encoding alpha-D-ribose 1-methylphosphonate 5-phosphate C-P-lyase PhnJ: MNAAIPTQAAAAPAPTDNSAARDAHYNFGYLDESTKRMLRRALLKAVAIPGYQVPFGGREMPLPYGWGTGGIQVTAAIIGSQDVLKVIDQGSDDTTNAINIRRFFARVTGVRTTERTAQASIVQTRHRIPETPLAEGQIMVFQVPIPEPLRWLEPSERETRTMHALSEYGAMHVKLYEDIAHHGHIATTYDYPVTVNGRYMMRPSPIPKFDNPKLDRSPALMLFGAGREKRVYAVPPYTSVKSLDFDDHPFTVEKWSTCCAQCGASDSYLDEIIMDDSGTRLFVCSDTEYCAGRQQAQAGTQGMHGGEGAA, from the coding sequence ATGAACGCTGCCATCCCGACCCAGGCCGCCGCCGCGCCGGCGCCGACCGACAACAGCGCCGCGCGCGACGCCCACTACAACTTCGGCTATCTCGACGAATCGACCAAGCGCATGCTGCGCCGGGCGCTGCTCAAGGCCGTGGCCATTCCCGGCTACCAGGTGCCGTTCGGCGGGCGCGAGATGCCGCTGCCCTACGGCTGGGGCACCGGGGGCATCCAGGTCACGGCCGCCATCATCGGCAGCCAGGACGTGCTCAAGGTGATCGACCAGGGCTCGGACGACACCACCAACGCCATCAACATCCGCCGCTTCTTCGCGCGCGTGACCGGGGTGCGCACCACCGAGCGCACCGCCCAGGCCAGCATCGTGCAGACGCGCCACCGCATCCCCGAGACGCCGCTGGCCGAAGGCCAGATCATGGTGTTCCAGGTGCCGATCCCGGAGCCGCTGCGCTGGCTGGAGCCGAGCGAGCGCGAGACGCGCACCATGCACGCGCTGTCCGAGTACGGCGCCATGCACGTCAAGCTCTACGAGGACATCGCGCATCACGGCCATATCGCCACCACCTACGACTATCCGGTGACGGTCAACGGGCGCTACATGATGCGGCCCTCGCCGATCCCGAAGTTCGACAATCCCAAGCTCGACCGCAGCCCCGCGCTGATGCTGTTCGGCGCCGGGCGCGAGAAACGCGTCTACGCCGTGCCGCCCTATACCAGCGTCAAGAGCCTGGATTTCGACGACCATCCCTTCACCGTCGAGAAGTGGTCGACCTGCTGCGCGCAGTGCGGCGCCTCCGACAGCTACCTGGACGAGATCATCATGGATGACAGCGGCACCCGCCTGTTCGTCTGCTCCGATACGGAATACTGCGCCGGACGCCAGCAGGCGCAGGCCGGCACGCAGGGCATGCATGGCGGGGAGGGCGCGGCATGA
- a CDS encoding carbon-phosphorus lyase complex subunit PhnI, with amino-acid sequence MYVAVKGGERAILNSYRLLDEYRRGDPAVPELSLAQIREQMPLAVSRVMAEGSLHDPHLAALAIKQAAGDLIEAIFLLRAYRTTLPRFGYTVPLDTGTMQLRRRISSTYKDVPGGQVLGPTYDYTQRLLDFSLEAERVADPLPPAEVPLAAAMPRVTELLEREALIEPDLPAAGDPAPRDLTREPLTLPAERATRLQNLARADEGFLLSMGYSTQRGYGNSHPFAAEIRYGSAEVELFVEELGFAVTVGEIELTECQMVSQFSGNAEAGPRFTRGYGLVFGYGERKAMSMALADRAMRAEELGEAADAPANDVEFMLYHSDNVEASGFTQHLKLPHYVDFQANLELLRRLRAEREAAAPAPAAAAPQPAATQEETLA; translated from the coding sequence ATGTACGTGGCCGTCAAGGGAGGCGAGCGCGCCATCCTGAATTCCTATCGCTTGCTGGACGAGTACCGGCGCGGCGATCCCGCCGTGCCGGAACTGAGCCTGGCGCAGATCCGCGAGCAGATGCCACTGGCGGTGTCGCGCGTGATGGCCGAGGGCTCGCTGCACGATCCTCACCTGGCCGCGCTGGCCATCAAGCAGGCGGCCGGCGACCTGATCGAGGCCATCTTCCTGCTGCGCGCCTACCGCACCACGTTGCCGCGTTTCGGCTACACGGTGCCGCTCGATACCGGCACCATGCAGTTGCGCCGCCGCATCTCGTCCACCTACAAGGACGTGCCGGGCGGCCAGGTGCTGGGCCCGACCTATGACTACACGCAGCGCCTGCTTGACTTCAGCCTGGAAGCCGAGCGCGTCGCCGACCCGCTGCCGCCCGCCGAGGTGCCGCTGGCGGCCGCCATGCCGCGCGTGACCGAGCTGCTGGAGCGCGAAGCGCTGATCGAGCCGGACCTGCCGGCCGCCGGCGATCCCGCGCCGCGCGACCTGACGCGCGAGCCGCTGACGTTGCCGGCCGAGCGCGCCACGCGCCTGCAGAACCTGGCGCGCGCCGACGAGGGCTTCCTGCTGTCGATGGGTTACTCGACCCAGCGCGGCTACGGCAATTCGCACCCGTTCGCGGCCGAGATCCGCTACGGCAGCGCGGAAGTGGAGCTGTTCGTGGAAGAGCTGGGCTTTGCCGTCACCGTCGGCGAGATCGAGCTGACCGAGTGCCAGATGGTCAGCCAGTTCAGCGGCAATGCCGAGGCCGGCCCGCGTTTCACGCGCGGCTACGGCCTGGTGTTCGGCTATGGGGAGCGCAAGGCGATGTCGATGGCCCTGGCCGACCGCGCGATGCGCGCCGAAGAGCTGGGCGAAGCCGCCGACGCGCCCGCCAACGATGTCGAGTTCATGCTGTACCACAGCGACAATGTCGAAGCCTCGGGCTTCACGCAGCATTTGAAGCTGCCGCACTACGTGGACTTCCAGGCCAACCTGGAGCTGCTGCGCCGCCTGCGCGCCGAGCGCGAGGCCGCCGCGCCGGCGCCGGCCGCCGCCGCGCCGCAGCCTGCCGCAACGCAAGAGGAGACGCTGGCATGA
- the phnH gene encoding phosphonate C-P lyase system protein PhnH — translation MDKTMELRAPGGAGPGLVAGFDDPVGDAQQVFRAALDAMAHPGRVQAPALACGAPQGLGAAMAALLLTLADGDTPVWLPAQVPAAARDFLRFHCGCPLVDTPAAAAFVAVPAGFDAPALSACAQGDPAYPDRSATLLLEVASLQQGEALSLSGPGIAQRQALQVEGLPPGLRAQWRANHARFPLGVDLMLTSGARFCALPRTTRMED, via the coding sequence ATGGACAAGACGATGGAGTTGCGGGCGCCCGGTGGCGCCGGTCCCGGCCTGGTGGCCGGCTTCGACGACCCGGTCGGCGACGCGCAGCAGGTGTTCCGTGCCGCCCTGGATGCCATGGCCCACCCCGGGCGGGTGCAGGCACCCGCGCTCGCCTGCGGCGCGCCGCAGGGTCTCGGCGCCGCCATGGCGGCGCTGCTGCTGACGCTGGCCGACGGCGACACGCCGGTGTGGCTGCCGGCGCAGGTGCCGGCAGCCGCGCGCGATTTCCTGCGTTTCCACTGCGGGTGCCCGCTGGTGGACACGCCCGCGGCGGCGGCGTTCGTGGCGGTGCCGGCGGGCTTCGACGCCCCGGCCCTGTCGGCCTGCGCGCAGGGCGATCCGGCCTATCCGGACCGCTCCGCCACGCTGCTGCTGGAAGTCGCCTCGCTGCAGCAGGGCGAGGCGCTGAGCCTGAGCGGTCCCGGCATCGCCCAGCGCCAGGCGCTGCAGGTGGAGGGACTGCCGCCGGGGCTGCGCGCGCAATGGCGCGCCAACCATGCGCGCTTCCCGCTCGGCGTGGACCTGATGCTGACCAGCGGGGCGCGCTTCTGCGCGCTGCCGCGCACCACCCGCATGGAGGACTGA
- the phnG gene encoding phosphonate C-P lyase system protein PhnG: MRVLALAGDEALDTAFGRLREAGGLPSWRFLRRPECGMAMVRARAGGTGAQFNLGETTVSRCAVTLDGEGSEGAAVGVAYVQGRSLRHAEQAAVLDALLQLPSWQARIEAEVLAPLAQAHAARRAAEAAVAAQTRVDFFTMVRGED, from the coding sequence ATGCGCGTGCTGGCGCTGGCCGGAGACGAGGCGCTGGATACGGCTTTCGGCCGCCTGCGCGAGGCCGGCGGCCTGCCGTCCTGGCGCTTCCTGCGCCGGCCGGAGTGCGGCATGGCGATGGTGCGCGCGCGTGCCGGGGGCACCGGAGCGCAGTTCAACCTGGGCGAGACCACGGTCAGCCGCTGCGCCGTCACGCTGGATGGCGAGGGCAGCGAGGGCGCCGCAGTCGGCGTGGCCTATGTGCAGGGGCGCAGCCTGCGCCATGCCGAACAGGCAGCCGTGCTGGATGCCCTGCTGCAGCTGCCGTCGTGGCAGGCGCGCATCGAGGCCGAGGTGCTGGCGCCGCTGGCGCAGGCGCACGCGGCCCGGCGCGCGGCCGAGGCCGCCGTGGCGGCGCAGACGCGCGTGGATTTCTTCACCATGGTCAGGGGCGAGGACTGA
- the phnF gene encoding phosphonate metabolism transcriptional regulator PhnF: MAEQEVERGSGVAVWRQIGEALAHDIRTKLYGPGEQLPPEPELAARFAVNRHTIRRAMGELEQNGLVRIEQGRGTFVQEHAIDYAIGRRTRFSQNLASQGMRGHNEVMEAQTLRAPDIARHLGLARSASILRVQTVGKAEERTIDVAEHYFDAGRFDGLDEQMRTTKSISRALGHYGIADYTRKWTRITATLPSAPVARLLNQPKTRPVLQVESLNVDLDGQPLHYSLVRFAGDWVQLTVADPD; encoded by the coding sequence ATGGCCGAACAAGAAGTCGAACGGGGTTCCGGCGTAGCGGTGTGGCGCCAGATCGGCGAGGCGCTGGCGCACGATATCCGCACCAAGCTGTACGGGCCGGGCGAGCAGCTCCCGCCCGAACCGGAGCTGGCGGCGCGCTTCGCCGTCAACCGCCACACCATCCGGCGCGCCATGGGCGAACTGGAGCAGAACGGACTGGTGCGCATCGAGCAGGGGCGCGGCACCTTCGTGCAGGAACACGCGATCGACTACGCCATCGGCCGCCGCACGCGCTTTTCGCAGAACCTGGCCAGCCAGGGCATGCGCGGCCACAACGAGGTCATGGAGGCGCAGACGCTGCGCGCGCCGGACATCGCCAGGCACCTGGGGCTGGCCCGCAGCGCGTCCATCCTGCGCGTGCAGACGGTGGGCAAGGCGGAGGAACGCACCATCGACGTGGCCGAGCACTACTTCGATGCCGGACGCTTCGACGGCCTCGACGAGCAGATGCGTACCACCAAGTCCATCTCGCGCGCGCTCGGCCACTATGGCATCGCCGACTACACGCGCAAGTGGACGCGCATCACCGCCACCCTGCCGAGCGCGCCGGTGGCACGCCTGCTGAACCAGCCCAAGACCCGGCCGGTGCTGCAGGTGGAATCCCTCAACGTGGACCTCGACGGCCAGCCGCTGCACTACAGCCTGGTGCGTTTCGCCGGCGACTGGGTGCAGCTCACGGTCGCCGATCCCGACTGA
- a CDS encoding alpha-D-ribose 1-methylphosphonate 5-triphosphate diphosphatase → MDTYTSQPTPLAGLTGRRVLGADGIGAATLPFDGGRIATGRSAGACLDAGDLLVLPGIVDIHGDAFERAVMPRPGVSFPYQAALFDVDRQLLAHGITTELHGVTLSWEGGLRGEAYALRMFDALERQRPFFGASHFVHLRFESYHLTGIDTALDWMASGKVKLLAINDHLPGMARRLGDELKVVQYADRAECDSDTFRSRLRQASQHAAEVPAAMARLIAGARAAGLPVASHDDPDRATRQHYHRQGCAIAEFPLTVETAQMARQLGNDTVFGAPNVMRGGSHTGAPDATEMVSAGLCTVLASDYYYPAPLQAAFHLARLGVASLPAAWDLVSRNPARAAGLRDRGTLAPGLRADAILVDDSVPGFPRVCATIVGGVLRHATQGFGLAAPQPARAAA, encoded by the coding sequence ATGGACACCTACACTTCCCAACCGACACCGCTCGCGGGCCTGACCGGCCGCCGCGTGCTGGGCGCCGACGGTATCGGCGCCGCCACCCTGCCCTTCGATGGCGGGCGCATCGCCACCGGCCGCAGCGCCGGCGCCTGCCTCGACGCCGGCGACCTGCTGGTGCTGCCCGGCATCGTGGACATCCATGGCGACGCCTTCGAGCGCGCGGTGATGCCGCGCCCCGGTGTCAGCTTCCCTTACCAGGCCGCGCTGTTCGACGTCGACCGCCAGTTGCTGGCACACGGCATCACCACCGAACTGCACGGCGTCACCCTGTCGTGGGAAGGCGGCCTGCGCGGCGAAGCCTACGCGCTGCGCATGTTCGACGCGCTGGAGCGCCAGCGTCCCTTCTTCGGCGCCAGCCATTTCGTGCACCTGCGCTTCGAGAGCTACCACCTGACCGGCATCGACACCGCGCTGGACTGGATGGCCAGCGGCAAGGTCAAGCTGCTCGCCATCAACGACCACCTGCCGGGCATGGCCAGGCGCCTGGGCGACGAGCTCAAGGTGGTGCAGTATGCCGACCGCGCCGAATGCGACAGCGACACCTTCCGCAGCCGCCTGCGCCAGGCCAGCCAGCACGCGGCCGAGGTGCCGGCGGCGATGGCGCGCCTGATCGCCGGCGCGCGCGCGGCCGGCCTGCCGGTGGCCTCGCACGACGATCCGGACCGCGCCACGCGCCAGCACTACCACCGCCAGGGCTGCGCCATCGCCGAGTTCCCGCTGACCGTGGAAACCGCCCAGATGGCGCGCCAGCTCGGCAACGACACCGTGTTCGGCGCCCCCAACGTGATGCGTGGTGGCAGCCACACCGGCGCGCCCGATGCCACCGAGATGGTCAGCGCCGGACTCTGCACCGTGCTGGCTTCCGACTACTACTACCCGGCCCCGCTGCAGGCGGCCTTCCATCTCGCCCGCCTCGGCGTGGCGAGCCTGCCGGCGGCCTGGGACCTGGTCTCACGCAATCCCGCGCGCGCGGCTGGCCTGCGCGACCGCGGCACGCTCGCGCCGGGACTGCGCGCCGACGCCATCCTGGTCGACGACAGCGTGCCAGGCTTCCCACGCGTGTGCGCCACCATCGTCGGCGGCGTGCTGCGCCACGCCACCCAGGGCTTCGGCCTGGCCGCGCCGCAGCCGGCGCGCGCCGCCGCATGA
- a CDS encoding DUF1045 domain-containing protein, whose amino-acid sequence MKAAIQQAHRYAVYLAPAEPFRGIGSRWLGRCADTGAALPAAPDGEAPPAAWTRAPAHYGLHATLKAPFRLAQDRTPPMLDAAARAFARGRQPFAARLALRNLRGFLAWCLDDSPAGDEGRRHMHALADDAVRGFDAFRAPPTPEDTARRRPEQLGAAEREMLARWGYPYVFDTFTFHITLTGQLDPAAQQDATARLQRLAGGHAATAMPVARISLYVQPEPGADFVVARHYGFSGAVEDGAGAAWLGTAA is encoded by the coding sequence ATGAAGGCCGCCATCCAGCAAGCTCACCGCTACGCCGTCTACCTGGCGCCGGCCGAACCCTTCCGCGGCATCGGCAGCCGCTGGCTGGGGCGCTGCGCCGACACCGGCGCCGCGCTGCCCGCCGCGCCGGACGGCGAGGCCCCGCCGGCAGCCTGGACCCGCGCCCCGGCCCACTACGGCCTGCACGCCACGCTGAAGGCGCCCTTCCGCCTCGCGCAGGACCGCACCCCGCCCATGCTCGACGCGGCGGCCCGCGCCTTCGCCCGCGGCCGCCAGCCCTTTGCCGCCCGGCTGGCGCTGCGCAACCTGCGCGGCTTCCTGGCCTGGTGCCTGGACGACAGCCCCGCGGGCGACGAGGGCCGGCGCCACATGCATGCGCTGGCCGACGATGCCGTGCGCGGCTTCGACGCCTTCCGCGCGCCGCCCACGCCCGAGGACACCGCGCGCCGCCGCCCCGAGCAGCTCGGCGCCGCCGAACGCGAGATGCTGGCGCGCTGGGGCTACCCCTACGTGTTCGACACCTTTACCTTCCACATCACGCTGACCGGCCAGCTCGACCCGGCCGCGCAGCAGGATGCCACCGCGCGCCTGCAACGGCTGGCGGGCGGGCACGCCGCCACGGCGATGCCGGTCGCGCGCATCAGCCTCTACGTGCAGCCCGAGCCGGGCGCCGATTTCGTCGTGGCACGCCACTATGGCTTCTCGGGCGCGGTCGAGGACGGTGCGGGCGCGGCCTGGCTGGGGACGGCGGCATGA
- the phnN gene encoding phosphonate metabolism protein/1,5-bisphosphokinase (PRPP-forming) PhnN — MSGALVYVMGPSGSGKDSLLRALREGLADGDPVLVAHRYITRPSDASEASVALTPAEFSRRSELGCFALQWRSHGLHYGVGIEIDAWMARGLTVVVNGSREHLGAAHARYPGLHAVQVQVRHEVLATRLAARGRESGEAVAARLARATQPFDLPHGCRLTRLDNSGPLEQAADALLRLVRAPIAA; from the coding sequence ATGAGCGGCGCACTGGTCTACGTCATGGGCCCCTCCGGCAGCGGCAAGGACTCGCTGCTGCGCGCGCTGCGCGAAGGCCTTGCCGATGGCGATCCCGTGCTGGTGGCGCACCGCTACATCACCCGTCCGAGCGACGCCAGCGAAGCCTCGGTGGCCCTGACGCCGGCCGAGTTCTCGCGCCGCTCGGAACTGGGCTGCTTCGCCCTGCAATGGCGCAGCCACGGCCTGCACTACGGGGTCGGCATCGAGATCGACGCCTGGATGGCGCGCGGACTCACCGTGGTGGTCAACGGCTCGCGCGAGCATCTCGGCGCCGCCCACGCGCGCTACCCTGGCCTGCACGCCGTGCAGGTCCAGGTCCGGCACGAGGTGCTGGCCACGCGCCTGGCCGCGCGCGGGCGCGAGTCCGGCGAAGCAGTGGCGGCGCGCCTGGCGCGCGCCACGCAGCCCTTCGACCTGCCGCACGGCTGCCGCCTGACCCGTCTCGACAACAGCGGCCCGCTCGAACAGGCCGCCGATGCCCTGCTGCGCCTGGTGCGCGCGCCGATCGCCGCCTGA
- a CDS encoding phosphonate degradation HD-domain oxygenase has translation MLTLDRIQALFAGHGNDYYGGEAISQTEHALQCAWQAEQAGEPEPLVVAALLHDIGHLMLAESSTTDMRHQEAGADALATLFGAEVTEPVRLHVAAKRYLCARDADYHAGLSPASQHSLALQGGPFDAQQAEAFAAGPHALAAVRLRRYDDLAKVVGLATPALPHYLAMAARCVRAAG, from the coding sequence ATGCTGACCCTCGACCGCATCCAAGCCCTCTTCGCCGGCCACGGCAACGACTACTACGGCGGCGAGGCCATCAGCCAGACCGAACACGCGCTGCAGTGCGCCTGGCAGGCCGAGCAGGCGGGCGAGCCCGAGCCGCTGGTGGTGGCGGCGCTGCTGCACGACATCGGGCACCTGATGCTGGCCGAAAGCAGTACCACAGACATGCGCCACCAGGAAGCCGGCGCGGACGCGCTGGCGACGTTGTTCGGCGCGGAAGTGACCGAGCCGGTGCGCCTGCACGTGGCCGCCAAGCGCTATCTGTGCGCCCGCGACGCGGATTACCATGCCGGTCTGTCGCCGGCCTCGCAGCACAGCCTGGCGCTGCAGGGCGGTCCGTTCGACGCGCAGCAGGCCGAAGCCTTCGCCGCCGGCCCGCATGCGCTGGCTGCCGTGCGGCTGCGCCGCTACGACGATCTGGCGAAGGTGGTGGGGCTGGCCACGCCCGCGCTGCCGCACTATCTCGCCATGGCGGCGCGCTGCGTGCGTGCGGCGGGCTGA